The genomic DNA NNNNNNNNNNNNNNNNNNNNNNNNNNNNNNNNNNNNNNNNNNNNNNNNNNNNNNNNNNNNNNNNNNNNNNNNNNNNNNNNNNNNNNNNNNNNNNNNNNNNNNNNNNNNNNNNNNNNNNNNNNNNNNNNNNNNNNNNNNNNNNNNNNNNNNNNNNNNNNNNNNNNNNNNNNNNNNNNNNNNNNNNNNNNNNNNNNNNNNNNNNNNNNNNNNNNNNNNNNNNNNNNNNNNNNNNNNNNNNNNNNNNNNNNNNNNNNNNNNNNNNNNNNNNNNNNNNNNNNNNNNNNNNNNNNNNNNNNNNNNNNNNNNNNNNNNNNNNNNNNNNNNNNNNNNNNNNNNNNNNNNNNNNNNNNNNNNNNNNNNNNNNNNNNNNNNNNNNNNNNNNNNNNNNNNNNNNNNNNNNNNNNNNNNNNNNNNNNNNNNNNNNNNNNNNNNNNNNNNNNNNNNNNNNNNNNNNNNNNNNNNNNNNNNNNNNNNNNNNNNNNNNNNNNNNNNNNNNNNNNNNNNNNNNNNNNNNNNNNNNNNNNNNNNNNNNNNNNNNNNNNNNNNNNNNNNNNNNNNNNNNNNNNNNNNNNNNNNNNNNNNNNNNNNNNNNNNNNNNNNNNNNNNNNNNNNNNNNNNNNNNNNNNNNNNNNNNNNNNNNNNNNNNNNNNNNNNNNNNNNNNNNNNNNNNNNNNNNNNNNNNNNNNNNNNNNNNNNNNNNNNNNNNNNNNNNNNNNNNNNNNNNNNNNNNNNNNNNNNNNNNNNNNNNNNNNNNNNNNNNNNNNNNNNNNNNNNNNNNNNNNNNNNNNNNNNNNNNNNNNNNNNNNNNNNNNNNNNNNNNNNNNNNNNNNNNNNNNNNNNNNNNNNNNNNNNNNNNNNNNNNNNNNNNNNNNNNNNNNNNNNNNNNNNNNNNNNNNNNNNNNNNNNNNNNNNNNNNNNNNNNNNNNNNNNNNNNNNNNNNNNNNNNNNNNNNNNNNNNNNNNNNNNNNNNNNNNNNNNNNNNNNNNNNNNNNNNNNNNNNNNNNNNNNNNNNNNNNNNNNNNNNNNNNNNNNNNNNNNNNNNNNNNNNNNNNNNNNNNNNNNNNNNNNNNNNNNNNNNNNNNNNNNNNNNNNNNNNNNNNNNNNNNNNNNNNNNNNNNNNNNNNNNNNNNNNNNNNNNNNNNNNNNNNNNNNNNNNNNNNNNNNNNNNNNNNNNNNNNNNNNNNNNNNNNNNNNNNNNNNNNNNNNNNNNNNNNNNNNNNNNNNNNNNNNNNNNNNNNNNNNNNNNNNNNNNNNNNNNNNNNNNNNNNNNNNNNNNNNNNNNNNNNNNNNNNNNNNNNNNNNNNNNNNNNNNNNNNNNNNNNNNNNNNNNNNNNNNNNNNNNNNNNNNNNNNNNNNNNNNNNNNNNNNNNNNNNNNNNNNNNNNNNNNNNNNNNNNNNNNNNNNNNNNNNNNNNNNNNNNNNNNNNNNNNNNNNNNNNNNNNNNNNNNNNNNNNNNNNNNNNNNNNNNNNNNNNNNNNNNNNNNNNNNNNNNNNNNNNNNNNNNNNNNNNNNNNNNNNNNNNNNNNNNNNNNNNNNNNNNNNNNNNNNNNNNNNNNNNNNNNNNNNNNNNNNNNNNNNNNNNgggtgtcgatcgatgctaaggcagtgtcgatcgtcaccatctcctctgatcgattccaagttgatttcttgcggattattgctccaaactgatccaaattgctccactttgctccttccatgctaaaaacctgtaaagactcaaaaacaatctagaaacaaatgaaaagacactaaaagactccttatatcatggttaaaaaccacaaaaaccatgatatatcaatatcAATGAAATTAGGGCTTTCCAATAGCATTGTAATGTAAATTGAtgttagtttatattttatatttcccAGTTAATAATAAAATAGGATTGCCACATATTTAGTATGTTAAAGGAAATAAAAAGCTTTGAAAAATATCAGATAACCCCCATGTGAATATTATTGCAGTTAAGTAGTAGTGGTCTAAATATCAGATGGGTTTTGCGTTGGCTAAGATAACCCTTATGTTCAACACTTCAACCACCCGAAGGTTCTGTGGACGCGCACAATAGTAAACCAACTCGTTAGtaatctcatatttttttaatataagctttctttttttgttctttctttatataagAAATTGAACACATAGTTTTGTGAAATTCTTAATATTGTTCATAGCTAAATAATGCTATACCAGATTtcaaagaagacgaagaataCCAAATCAAAACCGCATAAGCGCGAAAAATCAACCCTCATAACGATTGATACTCATGGAAAACACCGTCATCCTGTTTAAACTTTGGGACAACCTACCAATAACAGTGTTAGAATTTAGTGTCTTAGTTACTAGTTACTACGTATAGATGATCTAATATGTGGACTTCTTGGTAAGCTCACTGAAacgtaattttatttatgatactGTATGAAAAAGCCCAAACAAGTTATTTAACTTAGTCATCTTTAGTAATATGCATATTTTATGGTTTTAGTGGTATTATTAGATACTCTTCATTCCTTGATCAATCACTATTTTAGTGACACTAAAATCCTTTTTGTCACATAATATTTTAGAACCCATTTACTAAttaactaggtactaacccgcggtAAATCGCGGactgaatatttttgtttattgaaatctataataatttattttattattatattatttataatagtttgtgattgaaaattcagaagctccattctcgattttttttattaagtctTTTTTAAGGTCAGCTCCCATCTTAtcatcctatatatatgtttagaaaaataaaatttttaataaaacaataatgagaagaaaacattaattatggAAAATAATATACAGCTTCATCCACTAACATGAATTCCATGGAATCACCGGCAATAATCtaaggggctgttattggagagatgatttctaaatccatatggaattgtaaattttagaaatcaaaacagatgtattttgaaataacatgttttatccttggatttcaatcattctattttatactatcaaatccattcaaatccatataaaacataatatggattttgaaatccaaaaacaaatcattaaatgaataacaggggattttaaaaagtatttgtaaatcatagaaccaataacacatgattttgataagtattttaaaatcaatgattgaataacacatgatttttgtttggatttctaaatccatcaAAATCATACATCCAATAACCCCCCCTAAGATTGCCTCCACATTTAATTCTCCTCCACatttaaagaattttaatgcGTATGAGATTTGTTGGTTAAAAGAATAAAGATTTAGTAAATAGATTTAATTTAAGTCAATTGATTATCCATGCAACCCACTATTTTTGCTGATTgatgataagataataaaataattaattattaattatcttttatacCCTCAATTGttaggggcattctcaaaaatgcctctttttccatatctctttttaaaaataccccttcatgttgaccatttttaaaactacccctctttatatacaaaatgaccaaattaccctttttgagtgacagcaagaatgtacagtcatcaaaatcgaaaatattttcccgccaaaaaatttcccgccaaaattttttttcccgccaaaatcaaaaatttttcccgaaaaaattattttttcccgccaaaaaaaaaaatttcccgccaaaatcgaaaaattttcccgccaaaaatattaaaatttataccttttaaaaaccttgtaaatgcttttaaaaaacttttaaaagcgtttacaaggtttttaaaaggtttttaaacacattgtaaacgcttttaaaaaccttgtaaatgcttttaaaaagcttgtaaatgctttaaaaggtttttaaacaccttgtaaacgcttttaaaaactttttaaaagcatttaaaaggtgtttaaaaaccttttaaaaattttataaaaacttttacaaggtttttaaaaacattgtaaaagggtttagaaggtgtttaaaaaccttttaaaaatccttttaaaaaccatttgaaaaccttttaaaaaccttttaaaaaccttttaaaaccttttaaaaaccttttaaaaatcttgtaaaagcgtttacaagttgtttaaaaaaccttttaaaactctttaaaaaatcttgtaaaagcctttacaaggtgtttataaggcttttataaggtagaaaccttataaaaccttttaaaaaccttgtaaattttttttggcgggaaaaattttggcgggaaaattttttttttcgaaattttttatcaaaagttttttgacaaaaaaatttttggcgggaaaattttttggaaaaatttttggcgggaaaatatgtcggaaattttttggcgggaaaattttgtttttctttttattgaataaagaaattttcatctaagggtaaaatggtcattaaaaattaaaagagggcataaataaaaatggccagaaaagagggtatttttgaaaaggggtatatcaaaaggggcatttttaataaattctccacttgttttagcttttatttaacaatttttaatgGCATTtgtatgtaaatttttacactttttaaagttatttttatttttgtacttctcaattaatatagtaggatgacACAATTTGGAAAATTAACATACGACACGAGGGAGACAAATATACACTTAATTAATTTGTACAATGGTCATGCATGTACAAAGTAACACTTGACTATTTCAATATATGTTGATGCAGGAGTTGTTGATCCGAATTTACTACTGTACTAATTTATTTATGGTAAATGTAGTCGTCTAATAATTTGCTCAGCTAAAATTTTCATAGATGTAAAACATACACTATTTCGATTAATCGAACGAAAATATATAGACAATTTCGTATTTAAGAAGTTAATAGTAATTGATCTTTTGAGTCTTTGACTTATACCAATAAAGCAACTCCTCAAATATAAACCATTAGACCATTACCACTTGATCGTGATTACTCCAATATTAACATGATGGCTATTTGATATTTCccagaacttttttttttcttttgaaactttgaatatGTGTAAAGGAGTTCTTTTGTTGAATAAACTTTTACATTccagcaaaaatatatatattcatggaGTAACAtgatttgaatataaaaaacaaacccCTTTACAAGACTCTATGTGGCCCTTTACAAGACTTAATTACCACATAAATCTCTTGCAAAGCTTATACCCTGACAAGAGGCTAGAGAGTGTCAAAACCAAAAAGGCAGAGAATGACATTGAAACTGAAACTATAGAGCtgttttttagtgtttttaccGCATCCTCGTTTCTATGTTGGATCCACGCGATGGCcacagaagaagatgatactaGTAGATAACATATAACCTGATTATGTTTCGCATACGtacattaatatttaattagttcAAACTTTTTTCACTGTTAAcgattgaaaatataaaaaatgtataatcaTTAATCagtaataatgtaaaaataccTGGTCAAAGATAAAGCTGATATAATCCGAGAGAGGCTCAGAGATTAAAACTCCTCTGTGAGTAATATCACAAACTCCTTTGAATGTTTGCAAACATGTATACGCGAATCCTGTCACCGATACACCAAAACAATACctgcatatttgttttttttttttcgttttattttacgtttttatatgaattttaagtataaaaaatatcaaccaaaaaattttctataaatttgtttcttaatGTTTGTTTGGTACGTTAATTTCGCGGATGTGTTTAATTTACGGCGTTAAAATTTTGTATCCAACGCGCCTACACATTTTATTTCACTTCACATATAACGTTTAGAATATTCATTTTCATGCATAGTAAAGATAATTGgaatttctatatatacacttttgTCCATTACTTTTTGTGGAATATATATGACTATAATAATAGCCTATTTTGTAAATTAACATatgaataaaatgttactaGTAGTTAAAGAAACATGATAATCTAAAATCTATACCTTTAGTATTAAAAGCACaaattaaactctaaacttGAATCCCAAAATACAacccataaaccctaaaatttgaaccttaaacaatatATAGTTCTCTTCGTTTAAGTTATAAAATCCAACGTAGTCTTTTAATAGTATCATTT from Camelina sativa cultivar DH55 chromosome 2, Cs, whole genome shotgun sequence includes the following:
- the LOC104718533 gene encoding CASP-like protein 4A4; the encoded protein is MKEQKDHVVVITYGPSSEGSVTASPVSQHTASVPTPSSFAYSATPSISRFSSRRASVHISGLVLRFITLVLCFVSALSLAVNVRRPSRRHLTQNSSNFASYPELLYCFGVSVTGFAYTCLQTFKGVCDITHRGVLISEPLSDYISFIFDQVICYLLVSSSSVAIAWIQHRNEDAVKTLKNSSIVSVSMSFSAFLVLTLSSLLSGYKLCKRFMW